Within the Miscanthus floridulus cultivar M001 chromosome 17, ASM1932011v1, whole genome shotgun sequence genome, the region TATAAGCCATAAAAACATTCCCACAGGTTCCATCACCTATCTCCCGTAACAGTTTGTACCTGCAAGAAATAGAAAGTCAAATTAAAATTAACCTTTCAGACCATCTAAAGTAAAATGTGAAAAGAGCAATCACTACTTACCTTTCCATGATTAACGTAACCAAAGAGCGTTTGCCAAGAATCACTGAGAACAAATAGAACTCCGCAGCAAAGATCCCTCGACGCCTTCAAAACTCATCGCAGCCACCTCAAACTAGGTCCACctatatacggttgcatcagaaGAAGGAAGTTCCACTCGAGGGTATAGCAGCATGAATGATTAAGCATCATTATGTGCACAACCGTCATGCTTTATTGCAGCTTGAGCAAGCTTCAGCGGCAGATCGTCATCGCTGATACATGTTGGCTGACCCATCATTGGCCGAAGAAAAAAAGAGCAGATAGGTTTCAGACCAAAGCATTTTTACCTAACGTGCATGGAAAAATCTGCAATGGAAGAGTAAAGGAAATCTTTGCTTCAATACTTGGTACTGAACATATATTACCCTCCACACAGGAACTAACGCCTTTTTTCTGCTTTGTTGTCGTTTAGGTCCCTAACCACTTCCCCTGTGGTTATGTAACCGGCACTATGGGTTCGGCCGTAGCTACGTTATGTAAGCCGTTCTTTCAACCCTCTTCTTTTTAATAAAATACGCGTGAAGTCGTGTTTAAAAAAAACACAAGTCGGGGGCATGGGCAAGGCACTGGCTTTGCCCCTCCAGCCTCCGCGTCCGTGTGTGTGAGACTGTGTGAGCGTATTCTCGTGCCAGCTCACCTAACCTCGTGCATCCAATTCCCATCGCAATTCCAATCCATCCTATAGCCTTGAGACCAGATCAGCTGCTGAGCGTCGTACTCGTACAGCAGCATCTTCGCGCTGCTGTGCCACCCCACCAGTGCCAGCCAGCTGGGCTCTCCTCGTCCTCGCCTTCTCGCTCGGCCATGTGATGCCCACTGCTCGGGGCTTTCTTGcttttgggccttgtttagatgccatttaaattctaagtttttttactctctttatcacatcaattttgagccgcttgtatgaagtattaaatgtaggtaaaaaaaataactaattgcacagtttagttcgaaatcacgagatgaatcttttgagtctagttggtccatgattggacaatatttgtcaaataagacgaaaatattactattcatcggtttgaaattttttcgcaatctaaacgagccCTTGATCTGCCATCTGCCATCTGGCACTGGGAGCCTCTACCCCCGCCGCTCAACAGTGCAACGGAGACAGACCAGACCACAGGACACCAACGACGGCCGTTACTCTTGCCCCCCGCTGCCGCGCCGTACCATGCTCCCTCCATCCCATAAAAACGCAATGGTAGGACTGGGCACGTGTACCAATGCAGTTGGTGAAATTACGTAAATACCCTTATGTATAAATATCTGACATTTATACCGGGCCGTTTTTTACTTTGGTTTTCTTTGATTTATTAAATGATGACTAGTGCAGGTCAGGTGCCCGGATCCTTCTGGCACGAACCAgaactactactccctccgtgcCCACAAAACATATAATTCTTATTTTTCAAGGCAAATTTAGTGGAAGTGTAAAATTATGTATTACCCCTCTTACATCCTCCTTCTCACGTGTTGGAACTCAAGAGCAATCTAGAATGTTTCTTCAAGTATAACATAGGGATGGGTTGATTTTCTAAAGATGCAATGTTTTTTATTGGTGGGATGCATCTAAAAAGATAACATGAACTCTAAGATTACATGAATTTTGGGACCAGATTTGAGttgcaggatttttttttttatttttatggagGGAGTAGCTCCGTCCGCGGCCTGCTGCCCAGCTCTAGCTTTCTGAAACCTGTGGCCAGTGGTGCGGTAGATTTTTTTCTGGAACCGTACGTACCTTCTTGACAGCCTGACAACTAATCCAGCTTTCAGTACCTACGATTGCATTTTTTATGGGACATTTTTTGAACTCCACGATTGCATTTTCTCTGGGACATACAGGGAGTAGGAGTATAGCCATACAGGAACAGGACACGAGCGCGCGCGCACAAACACACTGGTACCGTTGGCTTAGTTGAAAATCTAAGCCGAAACACGGTTCTCGTTGATTTATcgtaagagaaaaataatattctaaTTAAAATTAGGTAAAAAAAGACGGCGAATATGACCACTGTTTGGACCCAGCGTATGGGTGCCGGGAGTGGGAAACCTTACCTTACTTGGCAGTCATCGCCTGAGCAAGCAGCAGTGAGCTGAGCTCGCACTACGCAAGGTACTGGTACGCGCCCTTTTCCTCTAATGGGTTTATTACATCCGTGTCAGGCTTTCCGCCGTTGGCTGACAGCTCCAGGGCCAGGCCCGCCGGCCAAAGGTTTCCGGCGACGGCGAGTCACCCCCGTCAGGCGCCCACGCCCTGCTActccacttgcttgcaactagcaAGCGGAAGTCGCAGcccctccgccaccgccgccaccacaccGTCCTTTTGCTCAGACCACATGTGTCTCTGGCCACGCCGTGACAACAATATCAAAAACTGTCAGGTCAAATCCCACATTTATTaagccatgtttagttccaccccaaaatcccaaaaaatgctaccgtacctatcacatcgaatatttacggCCCGCGAcccgtgcatgaagcattaaatatagatgaaaaaaaaactaattgcacagcgaacgttttgagcctaattaatccatatttaaacactaattaccaaataaaaacgaaaatgctacgataaccccaaattccacattccTGAAACTAAACGCGCGCTAAACTCTCTCCAGACTCTAGAGTCCGCGCTCGGCCCCGGCCAAATATCTCGTGATCACTGTAACAGCAAGGGTGCACATACACTGATACACATACCATGCTCAGCAACTCGGTGCTCATCCACATCACTGCAACATTGCTCATACAAAATTGTTTCTTTTGGGCGAGAGATGTCCATGCTGTTATTTACATAGGGGGTGATGTGGAATACGACCAGACGGGGAAAAAAGGTGGTgaagggaaaaaaaaaagaaaagatcaGGAGCTACGAACTGTACATACATTTCCTCTACTGCCTGCCGCCACTTATTCGAGTCAAGCTAGTGTGTATACAGCGAGAAGCTGAACGTATCAAGAAGAACGCAAGAATCGTATGAATGCTCAATCTGTTAATCCTGTCTCCGTCAGAAGAAATTCACCTGCCGGATTGGTGCTAGCGAATGGTTCTCCAACAGGTTTGGCTGCAACGTCAGGCCGAACGGAGAGCCAGAAAATCCTGGCAGCGCGGCTTGGCTGCACACACACGATGCAGTGCTTGTTATTGGATAATACTCGTACAGAATTCTATTTACTTCTATCTACTTTCAAAGAGTTGCAAAGGGCAAATGCTAAATGTGCCCATGCTCACCTGTCAACCATATACGCCTGCTGCCAGGATGGTATGACCGGAACATCACCAGCGGGACGATCAGATGGCACCAGAGGCCAAAAACCTGCTTACAGTTACAGAGAAGCAACACTTGTCAACTTAACCAAAAATGGCATATAAATACTAGTGCTAAAGCTCGCTCAGTCCAACACACGGCAAATATTATGTCAATAATACTAGTTACCGCATTTGTTAGCCCCTTTCAGGGTCAGCAAACGTGATACCATGCTTGACATTTTGCTGTGGCAAGATAGAGCAAAAACAATTCCAAAAAGAGACAACAAATTAGCACAGGGAACATACCGGACTTCACAGGGGTATTCTCAAATCCTGAGAAGAGTAGAAGTTCCTGCATGTCAAAGTAGCAAATATCAGAATGACACCCATTGCATTATAAAATGAAACCGTTTCCACAAACACTAATAACATCTCACCTCTTCTGTACGTTGCGGAACATGGTTAGCAAGGTCTGCAAAACAAAAGAGTAGTAGGAATGTAAAACAGCACGCCACAGGTGGCAAGATGACAAGATCAACGATGGCTATTTCTTGAACCTCACAATGCAACTCCGACCAATATCAAACAATGGATTATAACCGTGGATGAAGTTTACAGGGATAAAACATTCATGCACCTGTTCCAGGAAAGCTTGGCTTTAGACTGAGAGTTAAATCAAGGAAACAATCATCAGGTTCTGTGCTGAAATCCCACAGGTTCAGTTCCAATCTTGGATGTGCTTCTGTTAAAGTTGTAGAAAGACCTCAGTCCAAATATGTACAAAAAGTTAAAGATATGTCATGAACATAGTTTCCGTAAAAAGACTCACTAGGTTCTTCTGTTTTTGCATGGGAAGCATCATGGACAGGTCTTGGTACCCAGTTGCTCACCTAGAAAACTCACAAGAGTCAGGCACACTCATGGAACAAAAAGGTACCCAGATTACAACTCAACGAGTAAATCAGTACATTAAAGAAGGGATGTTGTAATGCTTGCTCAGCAGTTGGCCTCCTTCGTGGATCCCAGGAACAAAGTTGCTTTCAAAACAAAGCAAAATGGTACCCATGTTAATATTGAGAATTGCCAATGGACAAATAAAGTAAAGCAACAAAACATAGATATATCTACAGCATAAAAGGTGTGGAATTAGTACTTGGATAAACCCAGAACTTTGTTTTATATCCAAACAGCATAGAAGCAGTCTATAGATGTACCTGGATCAAGTCAATTGCTTCCAAAGAAGCATTAGGAATAAGCTCCCATAAGTTTCTTGGAGGAATCTGTCAGAAAAGAAAAACAATCAAGCCAAGGGACTGGAAACATTTAATCCAATGACTCCAGATGGAACTCAATTTAACCTGAAAAAACTTAAAGCTACATGAACGAGGCAGGTTCATTCCCTCTGGCCAGATAATGCAATCTGGGGTCCCAAGCACAGTGCATATTTTGTAAAGCTGATCTGTCTCACTGTTAAAAAACAAAATAAGCAATGTAAAATCACACAAAATCAATGGTAAAAATATTGCAAATGTTGTTTAAATGTTTCAGTGCACGCTTTATTAACTTATAAGCTCTAATACTTCAACGGCATGAAACATATAAGGTTGCCTGTATACATGTACGAAGTAAGGCATCAGCCAAACACAGTTGCAGATGTGAGGCCTTTATATTAAAGTTTAAAATAGTAGGCATAGCATAGCAGACAGTGTAGAGTGAGGTTCCAGGCTAGTGGTGAGCTATATATACCCATTAAGACAAAACACAAATATACTTGTGCATTAGAAGTTTTAGTTCAGCAGAACTAAAGTTGATTACTGAAAATAAAACATTATAACCTATCACCTATAGTGCAAAAACTAAAGTTCACATCAGCATAACAAAACAGGTAGCATACATGTGCTAAACAGGTATCATACATGCGCTAAACAGGTATCATACATTCGCTAAGGCCCTGTTAAAATTAATACATGATAACTGCTGAAGCAATATAGTGATCGTCCACAAAAATCATCACTGCAATATTACCTTTCACCAGGAAAAAGAGGGGACAGTGTAAAAAGCTCAGCCAAAATAGCACCAACCGCCCACATGTCTGCAAAAGCGCACAGCTATTAATGGTGATATCACAAGCTAAAAGCCACAAAGAGAAAAGTTATGCATTTCAAGAAAAAAGAACACGTTATTGTTTGCTCTTTGTTGagttgggccttgtttagttcgcgaaaatttttgagaaatggtactgtagcactttcgttgttatttggcaattagtgtccaatcatagtctaattaggcttaaaagattcgtctcgtgaatttcatctaaactgtgtaattagttttattttttatttatatttaatgcttcatgcacgcgtccaaagattcgatgtgacggggaatcaacaacaacaacaacaacaacaacaaagcctttaagtcccaaacaagatgGAAGGGAACTAAACAGCACCTTGGTACTATGTGGTGTACTGATGTTTGGATATAATCATAGTACGAGAAGCTATAAAGTATGACAAACTAATGGCTTGCAGAGTACAACAAATCTTTTTCTAGTGACCTTTTGCAGCATAAGAAGAATCATTTCCATGCATTATGTGTAGTGGTATTGGAAATAGAGTAGGCTATACATAACAAGAAAGTAAAAGGTTAATAGCACACCAAAAGGCAGGACAAGGGCACCAGGAAATTACCAATAGCAGGTGTATAAGCTGAAGATTGCAGTAGAACCTCTGGAGCCCGATACCTAAAGAATATAGATGATCTTGAGGCTTTAGTTGCATAAAATATTGTTTTATATATaaacaaatttcaaatttcatacACGAACTCACCATCTGGTGGAAACATAATCAGTGTAAGGAGGATTGGAAGATACTTCTCTAGCCAACCCAAAGTCAGCAATTTTAACAATACCATTTGTCACCAACAAATTCTCTAAGCAAATAGATGGGGGAAAAAACTAATTATTTTAACAGGAACAAAGACAAGATAATTCCAATGTAATATCAAGAAGCCACATTACCAGGTTTCAAATCACGGTGGAAATACCCGTTATTATGCATATATGCAAGACCTTGCAGTATTTGGACCATAAAGTTTCGTATACCCCCTTCAGGGAAAGGAACTTGCCTTTCCCTTATGACATCATATAAATTACACTCCTGAAAAGAAAAATCAGCTGACATTTCAGCAAGGGACAAACTACATAAAGAACATTTAGATGCAAGTAAGAAAGCAGCCTAGGAAAACCCAATGGTTCATCTGAAAGAAGTATACACCTCTCACTAAGTGAGCATAATACATCACAAATATAAGGAAATAGTAGTGGTTCACTCATTTAATGAAGAAACATAGGTGAACTGATTTTGTGGCTAATATAACCCAAAGTACAATGACAATTTAGTACGTTTAGTGTCGTTCTCATGTTAACAATAAAAAAAATCGACATCTCAGTAATGTGTGCCTTTGAGGGAATAGCATGGTAAAttagttttttctctctcttcctttTATTTATAACAAAAATATGGTAAAAAAAACATGCCAGAAGTAGCAAGGAACAAACCATGTGTTCAAAGATGAAGAACAACTCATGATTTTCCATCGTCACCTCCTTCAGCTTCACAATGTTAGGGTGAATTAGTTTCTGAAGAGCCTGCAGAAGGATAGTTCTTTGTTAAGAAAACAAAGTTGCAAGACAGTATCTTCTGAATACGTATGTGATTTCATCCAGTTCGACAAAGCAGAATGTACCTTCACTTCTCGAAGACTAACGCATTCTTCCCATTGGAAAAACTTTCTCTTCATTTTTTTAACAGCAACCTGGATGGAGGAGCAAAGAGAACAAGTTAGCTGGTGTAAATACTGTAGGTGCCAGCTAACTTTCATAAAAACAGCTCTTTAGTGAAATAGTAAAATGGGTATAATATGCTATTGCTGAAATTGAGCCGGTAAAATAATGCATACATGATAGGGTACATAAATTCttgtaagaacaatgctagaAAGGTTTCTATTTGATATACTGAATATGACAGCAAAATGTTTCAATAGGTGAGTCATTGCACTTACAATTTCATTAGTTTCTACATTATAAGCCATAAAAACATTCCCACAGGTTCCATCACCTATCTCCCGTAACAGTTTGTACCTGCAAGAAATAGAAAGTCAAATTAAAATTAACCTTTCAGACCATCTAAAGTAAAATGTGAAAAGAGCAATCACTACTTACCTTTCCATGATTATTAACGTAACCAAAGAGCGTTTGCCAAGAATCACTGAGAACAAATAGAACTCCGCAGC harbors:
- the LOC136516667 gene encoding cyclin-dependent kinase F-3-like translates to MERYKLLREIGDGTCGNVFMAYNVETNEIVAVKKMKRKFFQWEECVSLREVKALQKLIHPNIVKLKEVTMENHELFFIFEHMECNLYDVIRERQVPFPEGGIRNFMVQILQGLAYMHNNGYFHRDLKPENLLVTNGIVKIADFGLAREVSSNPPYTDYVSTRWYRAPEVLLQSSAYTPAIDMWAVGAILAELFTLSPLFPGESETDQLYKICTVLGTPDCIIWPEGMNLPRSCSFKFFQIPPRNLWELIPNASLEAIDLIQQLCSWDPRRRPTAEQALQHPFFNVSNWVPRPVHDASHAKTEEPKAHPRLELNLWDFSTEPDDCFLDLTLSLKPSFPGTDLANHVPQRTEEELLLFSGFENTPVKSGFWPLVPSDRPAGDVPVIPSWQQAYMVDSQAALPGFSGSPFGLTLQPNLLENHSLAPIRQVNFF